Proteins from a genomic interval of Mustela lutreola isolate mMusLut2 chromosome 4, mMusLut2.pri, whole genome shotgun sequence:
- the ECHS1 gene encoding enoyl-CoA hydratase, mitochondrial, protein MAALRALMPRVRGPLRPLPGSAALRPFSSGAGFQYIIAEKKGKNSSVGFIQLNRPKALNALCNGLITELNQALEAFEEDPAVGAIVVTGGEKAFAAGADIKEMQNQTFQDCYSRKFLSHWDRLAQVKKPIIAAVNGYALGGGCELAMMCDIIYAGEKAQFAQPEILLGTIPGAGGTQRLTRAVGKSLAMEMVLTGDRISAQEAKQAGLVSKIFPVERLVEEAIQCAEKIASNSKIVLAMAKESVNAAFEMTLTEGNKLEKKLFYSTFATEDRKEGMTAFVEKRKANFKDQ, encoded by the exons ATGGCTGCCCTCCGCGCCCTCATGCCCCGCGTCCGCGGCCCGCTGCGCCCCCTCCCCGGCTCCGCGGCCTTGCGCCCCTTCTCCTCGG GTGCTGGCTTTCAGTACATCATCGcagaaaagaaggggaagaatAGCAGCGTGGGCTTCATCCAGCTGAACCGCCCCAAAGCCCTGAATGCCCTCTGCAACGGCCTGATCACGGAGCTCAACCAGGCCCTGGAGGCCTTCGAGGAGGACCCAGCCGTGGGGGCCATCGTCGTCACGGGTGGGGAGAAGGCGTTTGCAG CCGgagctgatatcaaagagatgcAGAACCAGACGTTCCAGGACTGTTACTCCAGGAAGTTCTTGAGCCACTGGGACCGGCTTGCGCAAGTCAAGAAGCCCATCATAGCTGCTGTCAATGGCTACGCT CTTGGTGGAGGCTGCGAACTTGCTATGATGTGTGACATCATTTATGCTGGAGAAAAGGCCCAGTTTGCACAGCCGGAAATCCTGCTGGGAACCATCCCAG GTGCAGGGGGCACCCAGAGACTGACCCGCGCTGTTGGAAAGTCATTGGCCATGGAGATGGTTCTCACTGGTGATCGGATCTCGGCCCAGGAAGCCAAGCAAGCAG GTCTCGTAAGCAAAATATTTCCTGTGGAGAGACTGGTCGAGGAGGCCATCCAGTGTGCTGAGAAAATCGCCAGCAATTCTAAAATCGTACTGGCAATGGCCAAAGAATCCGTGAACGCAG CTTTTGAAATGACATTAACAGAAGGAAACAAGCTGGAGAAGAAGCTCTTCTATTCAACTTTCGCTACC GAAGACCGGAAGGAAGGGATGACCGCGTttgtggaaaagagaaaagccaaCTTCAAAGACCAGTGA
- the FUOM gene encoding fucose mutarotase isoform X2, producing the protein MVVLKGVPALLSPELLYALARMGHGDEIVFADVNFPTASICRCGPEEIRADGLGIPQLLEVVLKLLPLDTYVESPAAVMELVPGDRKIGLQTPVWKSYESILLEAGCVVRLLPHPGGSRGPSAPLWRLSALAKIERFEFYERAKKAFAVVATGGPGGPPDKHH; encoded by the exons ATGGTGGTGCTAAAGGGCGTTCCGGCGCTGCTGTCCCCTGAGCTGCTCTACGCCCTGGCGCGGATGGGGCACGGCGACGAGATCG TTTTCGCAGACGTGAACTTCCCCACCGCCTCCATATGCAGGTGTGGGCCGGAGGAGATCCGCGCTGACG GCCTGGGCATTCCACAGCTCCTGGAGGTTGTGCTGAAGCTGCTGCCACTGGACACCTACGTAGAGAGCCCG GCTGCTGTCATGGAGCTGGTGCCCGGTGACCGGAAGATCGGCCTTCAGACCCCGGTGTGGAAGAGCTACGAGTCCATCCTCCTGGAGGCTGGCTGCGTGGTTAGGCTGCTGCCCCACCCAGGGGGTTCCCGGGGACCCTCTGCACCTCTGTGGAGGCTG aGCGCCCTGGCGAAGATAGAGAGGTTTGAGTTTTATGAGCGGGCCAAGAAGGCTTTTGCTGTTGTAGCAACTGG TGGCCCCGGGGGACCGCCGGACAAGCACCACTGA
- the FUOM gene encoding fucose mutarotase isoform X5, whose protein sequence is MVVLKGVPALLSPELLYALARMGHGDEIVFADVNFPTASICRCGPEEIRADGLGIPQLLEVVLKLLPLDTYVESPAAVMELVPGDRKIGLQTPVWKSYESILLEAGCVSALAKIERFEFYERAKKAFAVVATGGPGGPPDKHH, encoded by the exons ATGGTGGTGCTAAAGGGCGTTCCGGCGCTGCTGTCCCCTGAGCTGCTCTACGCCCTGGCGCGGATGGGGCACGGCGACGAGATCG TTTTCGCAGACGTGAACTTCCCCACCGCCTCCATATGCAGGTGTGGGCCGGAGGAGATCCGCGCTGACG GCCTGGGCATTCCACAGCTCCTGGAGGTTGTGCTGAAGCTGCTGCCACTGGACACCTACGTAGAGAGCCCG GCTGCTGTCATGGAGCTGGTGCCCGGTGACCGGAAGATCGGCCTTCAGACCCCGGTGTGGAAGAGCTACGAGTCCATCCTCCTGGAGGCTGGCTGCGTG aGCGCCCTGGCGAAGATAGAGAGGTTTGAGTTTTATGAGCGGGCCAAGAAGGCTTTTGCTGTTGTAGCAACTGG TGGCCCCGGGGGACCGCCGGACAAGCACCACTGA
- the FUOM gene encoding fucose mutarotase isoform X1 produces MVVLKGVPALLSPELLYALARMGHGDEIVFADVNFPTASICRCGPEEIRADGLGIPQLLEVVLKLLPLDTYVESPAAVMELVPGDRKIGLQTPVWKSYESILLEAGCVVRLLPHPGGSRGPSAPLWRLSALAKIERFEFYERAKKAFAVVATGETALYGNLILKKGVLAPEALT; encoded by the exons ATGGTGGTGCTAAAGGGCGTTCCGGCGCTGCTGTCCCCTGAGCTGCTCTACGCCCTGGCGCGGATGGGGCACGGCGACGAGATCG TTTTCGCAGACGTGAACTTCCCCACCGCCTCCATATGCAGGTGTGGGCCGGAGGAGATCCGCGCTGACG GCCTGGGCATTCCACAGCTCCTGGAGGTTGTGCTGAAGCTGCTGCCACTGGACACCTACGTAGAGAGCCCG GCTGCTGTCATGGAGCTGGTGCCCGGTGACCGGAAGATCGGCCTTCAGACCCCGGTGTGGAAGAGCTACGAGTCCATCCTCCTGGAGGCTGGCTGCGTGGTTAGGCTGCTGCCCCACCCAGGGGGTTCCCGGGGACCCTCTGCACCTCTGTGGAGGCTG aGCGCCCTGGCGAAGATAGAGAGGTTTGAGTTTTATGAGCGGGCCAAGAAGGCTTTTGCTGTTGTAGCAACTGG GGAGACGGCCCTTTACGGAAACCTCATCCTCAAGAAGGGGGTGCTGGCCCCCGAGGCACTGACCTAG
- the FUOM gene encoding fucose mutarotase isoform X3 yields MVVLKGVPALLSPELLYALARMGHGDEIVFADVNFPTASICRCGPEEIRADGLGIPQLLEVVLKLLPLDTYVESPAAVMELVPGDRKIGLQTPVWKSYESILLEAGCVSALAKIERFEFYERAKKAFAVVATGETALYGNLILKKGVLAPEALT; encoded by the exons ATGGTGGTGCTAAAGGGCGTTCCGGCGCTGCTGTCCCCTGAGCTGCTCTACGCCCTGGCGCGGATGGGGCACGGCGACGAGATCG TTTTCGCAGACGTGAACTTCCCCACCGCCTCCATATGCAGGTGTGGGCCGGAGGAGATCCGCGCTGACG GCCTGGGCATTCCACAGCTCCTGGAGGTTGTGCTGAAGCTGCTGCCACTGGACACCTACGTAGAGAGCCCG GCTGCTGTCATGGAGCTGGTGCCCGGTGACCGGAAGATCGGCCTTCAGACCCCGGTGTGGAAGAGCTACGAGTCCATCCTCCTGGAGGCTGGCTGCGTG aGCGCCCTGGCGAAGATAGAGAGGTTTGAGTTTTATGAGCGGGCCAAGAAGGCTTTTGCTGTTGTAGCAACTGG GGAGACGGCCCTTTACGGAAACCTCATCCTCAAGAAGGGGGTGCTGGCCCCCGAGGCACTGACCTAG
- the FUOM gene encoding fucose mutarotase isoform X4 gives MVVLKGVPALLSPELLYALARMGHGDEIGLGIPQLLEVVLKLLPLDTYVESPAAVMELVPGDRKIGLQTPVWKSYESILLEAGCVVRLLPHPGGSRGPSAPLWRLSALAKIERFEFYERAKKAFAVVATGETALYGNLILKKGVLAPEALT, from the exons ATGGTGGTGCTAAAGGGCGTTCCGGCGCTGCTGTCCCCTGAGCTGCTCTACGCCCTGGCGCGGATGGGGCACGGCGACGAGATCG GCCTGGGCATTCCACAGCTCCTGGAGGTTGTGCTGAAGCTGCTGCCACTGGACACCTACGTAGAGAGCCCG GCTGCTGTCATGGAGCTGGTGCCCGGTGACCGGAAGATCGGCCTTCAGACCCCGGTGTGGAAGAGCTACGAGTCCATCCTCCTGGAGGCTGGCTGCGTGGTTAGGCTGCTGCCCCACCCAGGGGGTTCCCGGGGACCCTCTGCACCTCTGTGGAGGCTG aGCGCCCTGGCGAAGATAGAGAGGTTTGAGTTTTATGAGCGGGCCAAGAAGGCTTTTGCTGTTGTAGCAACTGG GGAGACGGCCCTTTACGGAAACCTCATCCTCAAGAAGGGGGTGCTGGCCCCCGAGGCACTGACCTAG
- the FUOM gene encoding fucose mutarotase isoform X6 translates to MVVLKGVPALLSPELLYALARMGHGDEIGLGIPQLLEVVLKLLPLDTYVESPAAVMELVPGDRKIGLQTPVWKSYESILLEAGCVSALAKIERFEFYERAKKAFAVVATGETALYGNLILKKGVLAPEALT, encoded by the exons ATGGTGGTGCTAAAGGGCGTTCCGGCGCTGCTGTCCCCTGAGCTGCTCTACGCCCTGGCGCGGATGGGGCACGGCGACGAGATCG GCCTGGGCATTCCACAGCTCCTGGAGGTTGTGCTGAAGCTGCTGCCACTGGACACCTACGTAGAGAGCCCG GCTGCTGTCATGGAGCTGGTGCCCGGTGACCGGAAGATCGGCCTTCAGACCCCGGTGTGGAAGAGCTACGAGTCCATCCTCCTGGAGGCTGGCTGCGTG aGCGCCCTGGCGAAGATAGAGAGGTTTGAGTTTTATGAGCGGGCCAAGAAGGCTTTTGCTGTTGTAGCAACTGG GGAGACGGCCCTTTACGGAAACCTCATCCTCAAGAAGGGGGTGCTGGCCCCCGAGGCACTGACCTAG
- the PRAP1 gene encoding proline-rich acidic protein 1, whose product MRRLLLVTGLLALLLGEAGPASLPQVLIKTKGPVGGPEWDTKQAWDTRVVDILKTDNQLLGLLAAPNLAAATWEKRQGSKAQAGTEDILGHVPSPRWDPELDRDDLYHPAPEEAEEAQDEAGLWPWALSLPQALQGPEEDRDHIYHPREDSGGP is encoded by the exons ATGAGGAG GCTCCTCCTGGTCACTGGCCTGCTGGCTTTGCTGCTGGGGGAGGCAGGCCCAGCTTCCCTGCCCCAG GTCCTCATCAAGACCAAAGGCCCAGTCGGGGGTCCTGAGTGGGACACAAAGCA GGCCTGGGACACCCGTGTGGTGGACATTCTGAAAACGGACAACCAGCTCCTGGGGCTGCTAGCGGCGCCAAACCTTGCCGCTGCCACGTGGGAGAAACGGCAAG GCTCCAAGGCCCAGGCAGGGACGGAGGACATCCTGGGCCATGTTCCAAGCCCCAGGTGGGATCCTGAGCTGGACCGTGATGACCTGTACCACCCAGCGCCCGAGGAGGCCGAGGAGGCCCAGGATGAGGCAGGGCTGTGGCCCTGGGCACTGTCACTTCCCCAGGCGCTTCAAGGGCCAGAGGAGGACCGAGACCACATCTACCACCCCAGGGAGGATTCCGGGGGGCCCTGA